The Streptomyces sp. NBC_00670 genome window below encodes:
- a CDS encoding fumarate reductase/succinate dehydrogenase flavoprotein subunit: MTVVERQQWDVVVVGAGGAGLRAAIEARERGARTAVICKSLFGKAHTVMAEGGIAAAMGNVNSGDNWQVHFRDTMRGGKFLNQWRMAELHAREAPDRVWELETWGALFDRTGDGRISQRNFGGHEYPRLAHVGDRTGLELIRTLQQKVVSLQQEDKKETGGYETRLKVFQECTVTRILKDADGNVAGVFAYERESGRFFVLEAPAVVIATGGIGKSFKVTSNSWEYTGDGHALALLAGAPLVNMEFVQFHPTGMVWPPSVKGILVTESVRGDGGVLRNSEGKRFMFDYVPDVFKEKYAESEEEADRWYDDPDHNRRPPELLPRDEVARAINAEVKAGRGSPHGGVFLDVSTRMPAEVIRRRLPSMYHQFKELADVDITAEPMEVGPTCHYVMGGVAVDSDTAAARGVPGLFAAGEVAGGMHGSNRLGGNSLSDLLVFGRRAGWHAAEHAASHADARPVADDAQVDAAAAEALRPFSAEGPEPGEEDGEGAGRPPENPYGVHQELQQTMNDLVGIIRRQAEMERALEKLAELRVRARRAGVEGHRQFNPGWHLALDLRNMLLVSECVARAALERTESRGGHTREDHPEMDNAWRPVNLLCRPADPTGGLAATDPVRGQIELVRETTTPIRPDLLALFEKEELVKYLAEEELYD, from the coding sequence ATGACGGTGGTGGAGCGGCAGCAGTGGGACGTCGTGGTCGTCGGTGCCGGGGGCGCCGGGCTGCGCGCCGCGATCGAGGCGCGCGAGCGGGGCGCGCGGACGGCGGTGATCTGCAAGTCGCTGTTCGGCAAGGCGCACACGGTGATGGCCGAGGGCGGCATCGCCGCCGCGATGGGCAACGTCAACTCCGGCGACAACTGGCAGGTGCACTTCCGCGACACCATGCGCGGCGGCAAGTTCCTCAACCAGTGGCGCATGGCCGAGCTGCACGCCCGTGAGGCCCCGGACCGGGTGTGGGAACTGGAGACCTGGGGCGCGCTGTTCGACCGTACGGGCGACGGCCGCATCTCGCAGCGCAACTTCGGCGGGCACGAGTACCCGCGCCTGGCGCACGTCGGCGACCGCACGGGCCTGGAACTGATCCGCACGCTCCAGCAGAAGGTCGTCTCGCTCCAGCAGGAGGACAAGAAGGAGACCGGCGGCTACGAGACCCGGCTGAAGGTCTTCCAGGAGTGCACGGTCACCCGCATCCTCAAGGACGCGGACGGCAACGTCGCCGGTGTCTTCGCCTATGAGCGCGAGTCCGGCCGCTTCTTCGTCCTCGAGGCCCCGGCCGTGGTGATCGCGACCGGCGGGATCGGCAAGTCCTTCAAGGTGACGTCGAACTCGTGGGAGTACACGGGCGACGGACACGCGCTGGCGCTGCTCGCGGGGGCGCCGCTGGTGAACATGGAGTTCGTGCAGTTCCACCCGACGGGCATGGTCTGGCCGCCGTCGGTCAAGGGCATCCTCGTCACCGAGTCGGTGCGCGGCGACGGCGGGGTGCTGCGCAACTCCGAGGGCAAGCGGTTCATGTTCGACTACGTCCCGGACGTCTTCAAGGAGAAGTACGCCGAGTCGGAGGAGGAGGCCGACCGCTGGTACGACGACCCGGACCACAACCGGCGGCCCCCCGAACTCCTCCCGCGCGACGAGGTGGCGCGGGCCATCAACGCCGAGGTCAAGGCGGGCCGCGGCTCCCCGCACGGCGGGGTCTTCCTCGACGTGTCGACGCGGATGCCGGCCGAGGTGATCCGGCGGCGGCTGCCGTCGATGTACCACCAGTTCAAGGAGCTGGCGGACGTCGACATCACGGCGGAGCCGATGGAGGTCGGGCCCACCTGCCACTACGTGATGGGCGGCGTCGCCGTCGACTCCGACACGGCGGCGGCGCGCGGGGTGCCGGGGCTGTTCGCGGCCGGTGAGGTGGCCGGCGGCATGCACGGCTCCAACCGGCTGGGCGGCAACTCGCTGTCCGACCTGCTGGTCTTCGGCCGGCGGGCCGGGTGGCACGCCGCCGAGCACGCGGCATCCCACGCGGACGCGCGTCCCGTGGCGGACGACGCCCAGGTCGACGCGGCCGCGGCGGAGGCGCTGCGGCCGTTCTCGGCGGAGGGCCCGGAGCCGGGCGAGGAGGACGGTGAGGGGGCCGGCCGGCCCCCGGAGAACCCGTACGGCGTCCACCAGGAGCTGCAGCAGACGATGAACGACCTGGTCGGCATCATCCGCCGCCAGGCCGAGATGGAACGTGCCCTGGAGAAGCTGGCCGAGCTGCGGGTACGGGCCCGGCGGGCCGGCGTCGAGGGGCACCGGCAGTTCAACCCCGGCTGGCACCTCGCCCTCGACCTGCGGAACATGCTGCTGGTCAGCGAGTGCGTGGCGCGGGCGGCCCTGGAGCGCACCGAGTCGCGCGGCGGCCACACCCGCGAGGACCACCCGGAGATGGACAACGCCTGGCGCCCGGTCAACCTGCTGTGCCGCCCCGCCGACCCCACCGGCGGACTCGCGGCCACCGACCCGGTGCGCGGCCAGATCGAGCTCGTACGCGAGACCACCACACCGATCCGTCCGGACCTGCTCGCCCTGTTCGAGAAGGAGGAGCTGGTCAAGTACCTGGCCGAGGAGGAGCTGTACGATTGA
- a CDS encoding helix-turn-helix domain-containing protein, protein MGTRREPTARQLRLAVELRRLRDAAGLSSREAAAMLGVNSVQISQIEAGTTGVSEERLRRLAAHYACTDDPLVDALAKMATDRTRGWWEEYRGRLPTSFLDLSELEHHAVQRWDVDFLHVPGLLQTEDYARALFACRVPQPPPHEVELRVEHRMRRRAIIERPSPVPYEVLVHEAALRIRVGGRAASRVQLARILELSETDHVTVRVIPFALDDFADVTAAMVYAGGPVPQLDTVVRDGPHGSLFIDSEAQLGVFRTLFRRVKSVSLEPDRSRDLIHLLTKDL, encoded by the coding sequence ATGGGCACCAGGCGTGAGCCGACAGCACGGCAACTGCGTCTGGCGGTCGAGTTGCGCAGACTCCGGGACGCGGCAGGCCTCAGCTCCCGCGAGGCCGCGGCGATGCTGGGCGTCAACTCCGTGCAGATCAGCCAGATCGAGGCCGGCACCACAGGAGTGAGCGAGGAGAGACTGCGGCGGCTCGCCGCCCATTACGCGTGCACCGACGACCCGCTCGTCGATGCCCTGGCGAAGATGGCGACCGACCGCACACGCGGTTGGTGGGAGGAGTACCGGGGGCGCCTGCCCACGTCCTTCCTGGACCTGTCGGAGTTGGAGCATCACGCGGTCCAGCGGTGGGACGTGGACTTCCTGCACGTCCCGGGGCTCCTGCAAACGGAGGACTACGCGCGTGCGCTCTTCGCCTGCCGGGTGCCACAACCACCGCCGCACGAGGTCGAGTTGCGGGTGGAGCACCGGATGCGGCGACGCGCCATCATCGAGCGACCGTCACCCGTGCCGTACGAGGTGCTGGTCCACGAAGCGGCATTGCGCATCAGGGTCGGCGGCCGGGCCGCCTCACGGGTTCAGCTCGCCCGCATTCTGGAGCTCTCGGAAACGGACCACGTCACCGTGCGCGTCATCCCCTTCGCACTGGACGACTTCGCCGACGTCACGGCGGCCATGGTGTACGCGGGCGGGCCGGTTCCGCAGCTGGACACCGTGGTGCGCGACGGACCGCACGGTTCGCTCTTCATCGACTCCGAGGCACAACTCGGCGTATTCCGAACGCTTTTCCGTAGAGTGAAGTCCGTATCGCTCGAACCCGACCGTTCGCGCGACCTCATTCACCTGCTGACGAAGGACCTGTGA
- a CDS encoding ATP-binding protein, whose amino-acid sequence MPEAALRTGPEPWEYCLYVPNDPRAVTVSRRTLRLILTMHGLIRLVDVAELLAAELISNAVRHTKGPAALRLRWSAGVLRIGAWDADPAPPEPPVPLERMAEPAEDGRGLALVMACADVWGWQPLSTEGNCGKVVWCELGAA is encoded by the coding sequence ATGCCCGAAGCCGCTCTCCGTACAGGTCCCGAGCCCTGGGAGTACTGCCTGTACGTACCCAACGACCCCCGTGCCGTGACCGTCAGCCGTCGTACCCTCCGGCTGATCCTCACCATGCACGGTCTGATCCGCCTCGTGGACGTGGCCGAACTGCTCGCCGCCGAGCTGATCTCCAACGCCGTACGGCACACGAAGGGGCCCGCCGCGCTGCGACTGCGCTGGTCGGCGGGGGTGTTGCGGATCGGCGCGTGGGACGCCGACCCGGCGCCGCCCGAGCCGCCCGTGCCGTTGGAACGGATGGCGGAGCCGGCGGAGGACGGGCGCGGGCTGGCGCTGGTCATGGCCTGCGCCGACGTATGGGGCTGGCAGCCACTGTCGACGGAGGGCAACTGCGGGAAGGTCGTCTGGTGCGAGTTGGGCGCCGCGTAG
- a CDS encoding succinate dehydrogenase/fumarate reductase iron-sulfur subunit, translated as MSGYEARFRVWRGDVRGGGLADFSVEVNDGEVVLDIIHRIQATQAPDLAVRWNCKAGKCGSCSAEINGRPRLMCMTRMSVFDRAETITVTPLRAFPVVRDLVTDVGFNYAKAREVPAFVPPAELAPGEYRMMQEDVDRSQEFRKCIECFLCQDTCHVVRDHEENKPAFAGPRFLMRVAELDMHPLDAAEDTGLDRKRTAQDEHGLGYCNITKCCTEVCPEGIHITDNALIPLKERAADRKYDPLVWLGSKIRRRSSGA; from the coding sequence ATGAGCGGCTACGAGGCCCGGTTCCGGGTGTGGCGGGGCGACGTGCGCGGCGGCGGCCTCGCCGACTTCTCGGTGGAGGTGAACGACGGCGAGGTGGTCCTCGACATCATCCACCGCATCCAGGCCACCCAGGCGCCCGACCTGGCGGTGCGGTGGAACTGCAAGGCGGGCAAGTGCGGTTCGTGCTCGGCGGAGATCAACGGGCGGCCCCGGCTGATGTGCATGACCCGTATGTCCGTCTTCGACCGCGCCGAGACGATCACCGTGACACCGCTGCGTGCCTTCCCCGTCGTCCGGGACCTGGTGACGGACGTCGGCTTCAACTACGCCAAGGCGCGGGAGGTCCCGGCGTTCGTACCGCCGGCCGAGCTGGCGCCGGGCGAGTACCGGATGATGCAGGAGGACGTGGACCGCTCGCAGGAGTTCCGCAAGTGCATCGAGTGCTTCCTGTGCCAGGACACGTGCCACGTCGTCCGCGACCACGAGGAGAACAAACCGGCCTTCGCCGGACCGCGCTTCCTGATGCGGGTCGCGGAGCTGGACATGCATCCGCTGGACGCCGCCGAGGACACCGGCCTGGACCGCAAGCGCACCGCGCAGGACGAGCACGGGCTCGGCTACTGCAACATCACCAAGTGCTGCACGGAGGTGTGCCCGGAGGGCATCCACATCACGGACAACGCGCTGATCCCGCTGAAGGAGCGGGCGGCGGACCGCAAGTACGACCCGCTGGTGTGGCTGGGGTCGAAGATCCGCCGCCGGTCGTCGGGAGCCTGA
- a CDS encoding immunity 49 family protein — MVTRIDRHEFRTDNAAELMAPVISNAEDVLDHMETSEDDRYDALPSALAVAKWRALTDPRAAEFPSWEAWVTAAQVGSALFAAGTAAEGPVACRIGSKGEVKQLPATGPADYLHAGNWLTSFYLAVICRENDRVNQLAQVPVSFLRESGAEFDEYIYPWVETLQHLWFGRQAVWDTLVTAVDGTDPQRAPIAGPELMLKILYPPLDLFQRYLRREPEQFNAALVDALTWHKEYWTANEARSRSAEGLVALAPLALACMAYDADMPIDVESEYLPRALLKRSWVGEYDT, encoded by the coding sequence GTGGTTACCCGCATTGACCGCCACGAGTTCCGTACCGACAACGCGGCCGAGCTCATGGCGCCGGTCATCAGCAATGCCGAGGACGTCCTCGACCACATGGAAACCTCCGAGGACGACCGCTACGACGCGTTGCCGAGTGCTCTCGCCGTCGCCAAGTGGCGGGCTCTGACGGATCCCAGGGCCGCGGAGTTCCCGAGTTGGGAGGCGTGGGTCACAGCGGCGCAGGTCGGCAGCGCGCTGTTCGCCGCCGGGACGGCGGCGGAGGGCCCCGTCGCGTGCCGGATCGGCAGCAAGGGCGAGGTCAAGCAGCTTCCCGCGACCGGACCGGCGGACTACCTCCACGCCGGGAACTGGCTGACGTCCTTCTATCTGGCGGTGATCTGCCGGGAGAACGACCGGGTCAACCAGCTCGCCCAGGTCCCGGTCTCCTTCCTGCGCGAGTCCGGCGCGGAGTTCGACGAGTACATCTACCCCTGGGTGGAGACCCTCCAGCACCTGTGGTTCGGCAGGCAGGCGGTCTGGGACACCCTCGTCACCGCCGTCGACGGCACGGACCCGCAGCGCGCCCCGATCGCCGGCCCCGAGCTCATGCTGAAGATCCTGTACCCGCCCCTCGACCTCTTCCAGCGCTACCTGCGCCGCGAACCGGAGCAGTTCAACGCGGCCCTGGTCGACGCGCTCACCTGGCACAAGGAGTACTGGACGGCGAACGAGGCCCGCTCCCGCAGCGCCGAGGGCCTCGTCGCCCTGGCCCCGCTCGCCCTCGCCTGCATGGCATACGACGCCGACATGCCGATCGACGTCGAGTCCGAGTACCTCCCGAGGGCCCTCCTGAAGCGGTCCTGGGTGGGCGAGTACGACACGTGA
- the typA gene encoding translational GTPase TypA, which translates to MAVTATRHDIRNVAIVAHVDHGKTTLVDAMLKQAGAFAAHQLDQVDDRVMDSNDLEREKGITILAKNTAVKYHPKAGGDPITINIIDTPGHADFGGEVERGLSMVDAVVLLVDASEGPLPQTRFVLRKALQARLPVILCINKTDRPDSRIDEVVNEAYDLFLDLDADEEQIEFPIVYACARDGIASLTKPEDGTVPQDSDSLEPFFSTLLAHVPAPTYDESLPLQAHVTNLDADNFLGRIALLRVEQGELRKGQTVAWIKRDGTVANVRISELMMTEALTRKPAEKAGPGDICAVAGIPDIMIGETLADPENPIALPLITVDEPAISMTIGTNTSPLVGRGGTGKGADAKAAVKDRKVTARQVKDRLDRELIGNVSLRVLDTDRPDAWEVQGRGELALAILVETMRREGYELTVGKPQVVTKEIDGKVHEPVERMTVDVPEEHMGAVTQLMGVRKGRMDNMSNHGSGWVRMEFVVPSRGLIGFRTEFLTQTRGTGIGHSIHEGHEPWFGTLTTRNNGSLVADRSGAVTAFAMTNLQERGVLFVDPGTEVYEGMIVGENSRSDDMDVNITKEKKLTNMRSSTADVTESIVPPRKLSLEQSLEFCRDDECVEVTPEAVRIRKVVLDQRDRARAASRAKHG; encoded by the coding sequence ATGGCTGTGACTGCTACGCGTCACGACATCCGCAACGTCGCCATCGTCGCCCACGTCGACCACGGCAAGACCACCCTCGTCGACGCCATGCTGAAGCAGGCCGGCGCCTTCGCCGCCCATCAGCTCGACCAGGTCGACGACCGGGTCATGGACTCGAACGACCTGGAGCGTGAGAAGGGCATCACGATCCTCGCCAAGAACACCGCGGTGAAGTATCACCCGAAGGCCGGCGGGGACCCCATCACCATCAACATCATCGACACCCCCGGCCACGCCGACTTCGGCGGCGAGGTCGAGCGCGGTCTGTCGATGGTGGACGCGGTCGTCCTCCTCGTCGACGCCTCCGAGGGCCCGCTCCCGCAGACCCGGTTCGTGCTGCGCAAGGCGCTCCAGGCCCGCCTGCCCGTGATCCTCTGCATCAACAAGACCGACCGCCCCGACTCGCGCATCGACGAGGTCGTGAACGAGGCGTACGACCTCTTCCTCGACCTGGACGCCGACGAGGAGCAGATCGAGTTCCCGATCGTCTACGCCTGCGCCCGCGACGGCATCGCCTCCCTCACCAAGCCCGAGGACGGCACCGTCCCGCAGGACAGCGACAGCCTGGAGCCGTTCTTCAGCACCCTGCTGGCGCACGTCCCGGCCCCCACGTACGACGAGAGCCTGCCGCTCCAGGCGCACGTCACCAACCTGGACGCCGACAACTTCCTCGGCCGTATCGCGCTGCTCCGCGTCGAGCAGGGCGAGCTGCGCAAGGGCCAGACGGTGGCGTGGATCAAGCGCGACGGCACCGTCGCCAACGTCCGCATCAGCGAGCTGATGATGACCGAGGCGCTCACCCGCAAGCCCGCCGAGAAGGCCGGCCCGGGCGACATCTGCGCCGTCGCCGGCATCCCGGACATCATGATCGGCGAGACCCTCGCCGACCCCGAGAACCCGATCGCGCTGCCGCTGATCACGGTCGACGAGCCGGCGATCTCCATGACCATCGGCACCAACACCTCGCCGCTGGTCGGCCGCGGCGGCACCGGCAAGGGCGCCGACGCGAAGGCCGCCGTCAAGGACCGCAAGGTCACCGCCCGCCAGGTCAAGGACCGCCTCGACCGCGAGCTCATCGGCAACGTCTCGCTCCGCGTGCTGGACACCGACCGTCCGGACGCCTGGGAGGTGCAGGGCCGCGGCGAGCTGGCGCTGGCCATCCTCGTCGAGACGATGCGCCGCGAGGGCTACGAGCTGACCGTCGGCAAGCCCCAGGTCGTCACCAAGGAGATCGACGGCAAGGTGCACGAGCCGGTCGAGCGCATGACGGTCGACGTGCCCGAGGAGCACATGGGCGCGGTCACGCAGCTCATGGGCGTCCGCAAGGGCCGCATGGACAACATGTCCAACCACGGTTCCGGCTGGGTGCGCATGGAGTTCGTGGTGCCCTCGCGCGGTCTGATCGGCTTCCGTACGGAGTTCCTGACGCAGACCCGCGGCACGGGCATCGGCCACTCCATCCACGAGGGCCACGAGCCCTGGTTCGGCACGCTCACCACGCGCAACAACGGCTCCCTGGTCGCCGACCGCTCCGGTGCCGTCACGGCGTTCGCCATGACGAACCTCCAGGAGCGCGGCGTGCTCTTCGTGGACCCGGGCACCGAGGTGTACGAGGGCATGATCGTCGGCGAGAACTCGCGCTCCGACGACATGGACGTCAACATCACCAAGGAGAAGAAGCTCACCAACATGCGCTCCTCCACGGCCGATGTGACGGAGTCGATCGTGCCGCCGCGCAAGCTGTCCCTCGAGCAGTCCCTGGAGTTCTGCCGCGACGACGAGTGCGTGGAGGTCACCCCGGAGGCGGTCCGCATCCGCAAGGTCGTCCTCGACCAGCGCGACCGCGCGCGGGCGGCGAGCCGGGCCAAGCACGGCTGA
- a CDS encoding RNA-guided endonuclease InsQ/TnpB family protein: MVQRVKRAFKYRFYPTDEQAAELSRTFGCVRLVYNKALEERTRAWYGEQRRISYVQSSAALTRWKKTEELAFLTEVSSVPLQQALRHLQVAFGNFFAKRAKYPRYKGRKKTRASAEYTRSAFAWRDGELTLAKMTEPLNIRWSRPLPEGARPTTVTVSRDSAGRWFVSVLIEDTPTSAPATMDAVGIDAGITSLVTLSTGEKIANPRHERRDRARLTRAQRELSRKAKGSTNREKARRRVAKVHARIADRRRDFLHKLSTRLVRENQTVVIEDLTVRNLLKNGRLARAISDAAWTELRMMLEYKCAWYGRDLVVIDRWFPSSKLCGNCGTVREKLPLNVREWTCECGTVHDRDVNAARNILAAGLAVSACGDGVRPQREYPRTGQSSVKQEPQRATAGIPRLWAREAVNRTAPPRPGT; this comes from the coding sequence ATGGTGCAGCGGGTAAAGCGGGCGTTTAAGTACCGCTTTTACCCTACGGACGAACAGGCAGCAGAGCTGTCCCGCACGTTCGGCTGCGTGCGTCTCGTGTACAACAAGGCCTTGGAGGAACGCACACGGGCCTGGTACGGCGAGCAACGCCGTATCTCCTACGTGCAGTCTTCCGCCGCGCTGACGCGGTGGAAGAAGACCGAGGAGCTGGCCTTCCTGACCGAGGTGTCCTCCGTCCCGCTCCAGCAGGCGCTGCGCCACCTTCAGGTGGCGTTCGGCAATTTCTTCGCGAAGCGGGCCAAGTACCCTCGGTACAAAGGCCGGAAGAAGACCCGCGCGTCGGCCGAGTACACTCGCTCCGCCTTCGCATGGCGTGACGGGGAACTGACGCTGGCGAAGATGACGGAACCGTTGAACATCCGTTGGTCGCGTCCGCTCCCCGAAGGGGCCAGGCCCACGACGGTGACGGTGTCCCGTGACAGCGCGGGACGCTGGTTCGTCTCGGTGCTCATCGAGGACACCCCCACGTCGGCGCCGGCCACCATGGACGCTGTCGGCATCGATGCGGGCATCACCTCGCTCGTAACGTTGTCGACCGGGGAAAAGATCGCCAACCCCCGACATGAGCGCCGGGACCGTGCCCGGTTGACCCGCGCCCAGCGTGAGCTGTCGCGGAAGGCGAAGGGCTCGACGAACCGGGAGAAGGCCCGGCGTAGGGTCGCCAAGGTCCATGCGCGGATCGCCGACCGGCGTCGCGACTTCCTGCACAAGCTGTCGACTCGACTCGTCCGTGAGAACCAAACGGTCGTGATCGAGGACCTCACCGTCCGCAACCTGCTGAAGAACGGCCGTCTCGCGCGCGCCATCTCGGATGCGGCCTGGACGGAACTCCGCATGATGCTGGAGTACAAGTGTGCCTGGTACGGGCGCGACCTCGTCGTGATCGACCGCTGGTTCCCCAGCTCGAAGTTGTGCGGGAACTGCGGCACGGTCCGAGAGAAACTGCCGTTGAACGTCCGCGAGTGGACGTGCGAGTGCGGCACTGTGCATGACCGCGACGTGAACGCGGCACGCAACATCCTGGCGGCCGGGCTGGCCGTGTCTGCCTGTGGAGACGGCGTAAGACCTCAACGGGAGTACCCCCGGACGGGGCAGTCGTCGGTGAAGCAGGAACCCCAGCGGGCGACCGCTGGAATCCCCCGCCTTTGGGCGCGGGAGGCAGTCAATCGTACAGCTCCTCCTCGGCCAGGTACTTGA
- a CDS encoding ABC transporter family substrate-binding protein, with translation MSHDGVRPRALRRSVAFLLAGALTVSALSACSSDEKENRPLAGQDIAPAARALVADGGTLRWAVDDVPATLNTFQADADAATSRVAGAVLPSLFRLDARGRPQPNPAYLESAKVVDTEPRQVVLYRLNQQAVWSDGREIGAADFAAQWRALSGKDSAYWTARNAGYDRIAKIERGHDDLEVKVTFARPYADWKSLFTPLYPKEVMGTPDSFNDSARSRLKVTAGPFALKKVDREDDEVTLVRNPRWWGSPAKLDKIVLRAVPRDERIEALAEDKVDLAEVDPDDAGEITAAHGTRSGAPSQGAAGAKAKKDAHKKKEDGKAKGRTDDEAKGEDESGDRSDEKSDGKSDDKGDGKSDGKSDEKDEAGAAARRKALRRYVVRSSLEPAYTQLALNGSEGALADERVRRAVARALDRTELAALVLKPLGLPAVPVGSHLALAGQPAYEDNSGALGGQDAKEARALLADAGWVLGGPVKKEKKDKGTAGGKAEKDDKKSDEGDDDGTYIVGEDDKPGEAEGSGNGDGSGRSEERAARSADGKQYLGEPGTARRGGAPGAYAPKGTAAPARAADAVLAKDGEALSLRFVLPSGPGSASLRAVGKRIAEMLRKVGISTKITEVPDDSYFKDHIASGEYDLALYSWPATAFPATDARPVYAKPVPGEDGELKVEQNYTRVGTDQIDQLFDEALVTLDPEKERELMRKADSRIWAGAASIPLYQRPQLTAARPSLVNVGAFGFRSPVYEDMGYATKTPDPSAPSATSS, from the coding sequence ATGTCCCACGACGGCGTCCGGCCGCGCGCCCTGCGGCGCTCGGTCGCGTTCCTCCTCGCGGGCGCCCTCACGGTGTCCGCGCTCTCCGCGTGCAGCTCCGACGAGAAGGAGAACCGGCCACTGGCCGGCCAGGACATCGCCCCGGCCGCCCGCGCCCTCGTCGCCGACGGCGGCACCCTGCGCTGGGCGGTGGACGACGTGCCCGCCACCCTCAACACCTTCCAGGCGGACGCCGACGCCGCCACGAGCCGCGTCGCCGGTGCCGTACTGCCGTCGCTGTTCCGGCTCGACGCGCGGGGCCGGCCGCAGCCGAACCCCGCCTACCTGGAGTCGGCGAAGGTGGTCGACACCGAGCCGAGGCAGGTGGTCCTGTACCGGCTCAACCAGCAGGCCGTCTGGAGCGACGGCCGCGAGATCGGCGCCGCCGACTTCGCCGCGCAGTGGCGCGCCCTGTCCGGCAAGGACAGCGCGTACTGGACGGCCCGCAACGCCGGGTACGACCGCATCGCGAAGATCGAGCGCGGCCACGACGACCTCGAGGTGAAGGTCACCTTCGCCCGCCCCTACGCCGACTGGAAGTCGCTGTTCACGCCGCTGTACCCGAAGGAGGTCATGGGTACGCCGGACAGCTTCAACGACAGCGCCCGCAGCAGGCTGAAGGTGACGGCCGGGCCGTTCGCGCTGAAGAAGGTCGACCGCGAGGACGACGAGGTCACCCTCGTCCGCAACCCGCGCTGGTGGGGCTCCCCGGCCAAGCTCGACAAGATCGTGCTGCGGGCGGTCCCGCGCGACGAGCGGATCGAGGCGCTGGCCGAGGACAAGGTCGACCTCGCCGAGGTCGACCCCGACGACGCCGGCGAGATCACCGCCGCGCACGGCACGAGGAGCGGGGCGCCGTCGCAGGGGGCGGCGGGCGCGAAGGCGAAGAAGGACGCGCACAAGAAGAAGGAGGACGGCAAGGCGAAGGGTAGGACGGACGACGAGGCCAAGGGCGAGGACGAGAGCGGCGACCGGAGTGACGAGAAGAGCGACGGCAAGAGCGACGACAAGGGCGACGGCAAGAGCGACGGCAAGAGTGACGAGAAGGACGAGGCCGGGGCCGCCGCGCGGCGGAAGGCGCTGCGCCGGTACGTCGTCCGCAGCTCGCTCGAACCCGCCTACACCCAGCTCGCCCTCAACGGCTCCGAGGGCGCCCTCGCCGACGAACGGGTCCGCCGGGCCGTCGCCCGCGCCCTGGACCGTACCGAGCTGGCGGCGCTCGTGCTGAAGCCGCTGGGACTGCCCGCCGTGCCCGTCGGCAGCCACCTCGCGCTGGCCGGGCAGCCGGCGTACGAGGACAACAGTGGCGCGCTCGGCGGCCAGGACGCCAAGGAGGCCCGGGCACTGCTCGCCGACGCGGGCTGGGTGCTGGGCGGCCCGGTGAAGAAGGAGAAGAAGGACAAGGGCACGGCGGGGGGCAAGGCCGAGAAGGACGACAAGAAGTCCGACGAGGGCGACGACGACGGCACGTACATCGTCGGCGAGGACGACAAGCCCGGCGAGGCGGAGGGCTCCGGGAACGGCGACGGCTCCGGGCGCTCCGAGGAGCGCGCGGCCCGGTCCGCGGACGGCAAGCAGTACCTGGGCGAGCCCGGGACGGCACGGCGGGGCGGGGCCCCGGGCGCGTACGCCCCGAAGGGCACCGCGGCCCCGGCCCGCGCGGCCGACGCCGTACTGGCCAAGGACGGCGAGGCGCTGTCGCTGCGGTTCGTCCTGCCGTCGGGGCCGGGGTCGGCCTCGCTGCGGGCGGTGGGGAAGCGGATCGCGGAGATGCTGCGGAAGGTCGGCATCAGCACGAAGATCACCGAGGTGCCGGACGACAGCTACTTCAAGGACCACATCGCGTCCGGCGAGTACGACCTCGCGCTGTACTCCTGGCCCGCGACGGCGTTCCCGGCGACGGACGCGCGGCCGGTCTACGCGAAGCCCGTGCCGGGGGAGGACGGGGAGCTGAAGGTCGAGCAGAACTACACGCGGGTCGGTACGGACCAGATCGACCAGCTGTTCGACGAGGCGCTCGTCACGCTGGACCCGGAGAAGGAACGCGAGCTGATGCGCAAGGCGGACTCCCGCATCTGGGCCGGCGCGGCCTCCATCCCCCTCTATCAGCGCCCGCAGCTCACGGCGGCCCGGCCGAGCCTGGTCAACGTGGGTGCGTTCGGGTTCCGGTCGCCGGTGTACGAGGACATGGGGTACGCGACGAAGACCCCTGATCCGTCGGCGCCGTCCGCCACGTCGTCCTGA